Genomic segment of Vallitalea longa:
ATACGATTGATTATTGGATTTTGACTGCTATTGGCTATAATGTTATGGAATTGGATATCCGTTTCAGTATGGTCAATATTATTTAGTATCTCTTTCTTTATATTGATATAGCTATTTTCCAATTGTAATATGTTTCCTTTCGTTGCTCTTATAGCCGCTAGTGCACAGATTCCTGGCTCAATAATCAATCGTGACTCATACAAGTCTTTTAATAGATTTTTTTTGTCCATGAAACATACCCCTAATGGGTCTTTGTATAATCCTGGATTTTCAGATACAAAAGTACCTTTTCCCCTTCGTACTTCCAATATATTAGTAGAAACCAGAATCTTGATTGCTTCCCTTACAGTTGAACGGCTAACGT
This window contains:
- a CDS encoding FadR/GntR family transcriptional regulator; protein product: MYDKEILSEKVANTIKKMIIDKKLKPGDKLANEIDLTNELNVSRSTVREAIKILVSTNILEVRRGKGTFVSENPGLYKDPLGVCFMDKKNLLKDLYESRLIIEPGICALAAIRATKGNILQLENSYINIKKEILNNIDHTETDIQFHNIIANSSQNPIINRILPIINEGIQEGYKETKDIRESGDTVLYHHGKILEAIKSRNPELARDCMTDHLSYGMEQIVVKLNALK